GCTCACAACAGGCTTCGCTACCAACACGAATACAACCACATGCTCTCCGAACACAATCTCGATGCCATTCTCGTACCCGGTGCCGGTGTCGACGGCAGTAAGCGCTCTGAGGTCGCGGGCATCGCACTGTTCGACGGTGTCACTGCCGATGTCGCGTGGGCCAACTACACCGGCGCTCCGGTTGTCACGACGCCCGCCGGAAGGTCGAAGGAGACCGGACTTCCTTTCGGCATCCAACTCGGAGGTCGCATGTGGGACGAAGCCGGCCTCATCCAGATTGCGCTGGAACTCCAAGCTGCCCAACCTTTTTGGCAGGAAGCTCCGCCCTTGGTCCGAAATGCGAGGGAGATCCCGACATCGGTGCTTGCCCAGCCCGGGCTCGGACCTGACCCGACAAACACGCAGAACGTCGGCTTATCGTTCAGATTTGTGCCGACGTCCTCTTAACGCTCCGATCAATTCCTGAAGAAAGCCGCAACTCGAGGACCGATCAGCTCGAGCTGATCGGTTTCCATCATCGAGTGATGCGAACTCTGCACTGCTGTCTCCGTCAATGTTCCGTTCACATAGGGCTTCCATTCTGCGGCCAGTTCCGTTGTGGAACCGACTCCCACAGTGGCGCTGAGAAGTACAGCGTCACCGTCGAACACGCTCGGCTCGTACTCGTCGATCATCGAGGCGGCAGAAGTCGCAAAATCGTACAGCGATCCAAGTTGGTCGTCGGTGAGGAACGACAAGGAATCGAGCGAACGGCCTAACGTCAGGATCTCGTCTCTGCCCAGCGAACCGAGATCAAGAGTATCCCCGACGTCGACTCCCCACCCTGCGGCCAATTCGGCCACATTGTCATGCGCCTGGTTTTCTCCGACTTCGGTTGTCCCGCGCGGGTCGATCATCGCGAGCTTGACGTCGAAACCCTTCGAGCGCAACAGAACTGCACACGCATGTCCGATGAAGCCACCGAGCGAGTACCCGACGATATGGAAAGGGCCGCTCGGATTCACACTCAACATCTCGAGAACGTAGCGCTGCGCCAGGGCATCGACCGATGTGGGAAGTGCCCACGATTCCGCCATTACCGGCGCCTGCAGGCCGTAGAGCGGTGTCTGCACGTCGAGATGAGGAATCAAGCCGGATGCCTTCCATGCCAACCCGCTCATCGGGTGGATGAAGAACACCGGTACGGCCGATCCAGCTTCCCGGATCGGTAAGAGAACATCGAGTGCGTGATTCGACTCCTGCGCGCCACCACCAAGTGCGTCTTCGATTCGGGCAGAGAGGGATTCAACCGTCGATGCACCGAACAGCGTGCGCACCGGTACGTCGGCACCGACAGAGTTACTCAGTTCAGACGCCAGCTTCATCGCGATGAGGGAGTTGCCACCCAACTCGAAGAAATCATCATCCAACCCCACCCGATCAACACCCAACACACCCACAAACGCCGACGCCACCACCAACTCCACCGAAGACACCGGAGCCCGAAACACCCGAGCCTCGAACACCGGCTCCGGCAACAACGCCCGATCCAACTTCCCCGACGAATTCAACGGAAACGCATCCAACACCACCACAGCAGCCGGAACCATATAACCCGGAACCCGCTCCCCCACAAACCCCCGCAACACCGACACATCCACAACCGACCCCACAGCCGGCACCACATACCCCACCAACTGATCACCCGTCGCAGACCCACGCACCACCACCGCAGCCGACAACACCGAACCATGCGCCGTGAGCGCCGCCTCGATCTCCCCCAACTCAATCCGCTGACCACGAAACTTCACCTGAAAATCAGTACGACCAATGTACTCGAGTTCACCAGAGGTATTCCAACGAACAAGATCACCACTGCGATACATCCGCTCACCCGAACCGAACGGAGACGCCACAAACCGATCCGCACTCAAATCCGGACGACCCACATACCCCCGAGCCAACTGCACACCCGACAAATACAACTCACCCGCAACACCCACCGGCACCGGACGAAGGCGCGAATCCAACACAAACACCCGGCAATTCCACTCCGGCACACCCACCGACACCACAGACCCCGACCCAGCATCCGTCACATCCGCAAACGTAAACGACACCGCAGCCTCAGTCGGACCATACAAATTATGCAACCGCGCCGACGACACCAACCCGAACTCACGCACCGCCTCCACCGGCAACGCCTCACCAATGACCAACACATCACGCAACGAACCCAACAACCCCGGATCCACCAACGACGAAAACGTCGACAACATCGTCGGCACAAAATCCGTCACCGACACACCCTGCTCGTCAATCACCGACGCCAAATACCCCGGATCCCGATGACCATCAACCGACGCCAACACCAACACCGCACCCACCCGCAACGGCATGAAAAAACCCCACAACGACACATCGAACGTCGTCGCCGTCTTCTGCAAATACACATCATCCGACGTCAAGCAGTACTCGCCCTGCATGAACTCCAACTGATTCACAATCGCGCCATGCGAAACCGCCACACCCTTCGGCCGACCCGTCGACCCCGACGTGAAAATCACATACGCCGTATTCGACGCCCGCAACGGCAACAACCGATCCACATCAGAAACCCGCGCACCCGAAAAACCAGACACATCAACAACATCCACACACACAACCCGACGACCCGACGCCACGAAACCATCACGCTCCGTCGACACCACACACACCGGATCAGCCGAATCCAACACATACTCATTACGCGAAGACGGCGCATCCGGATCCAAAGGCACCCACGCCCCACCCGCACGCACAATCGCATACAACCCCACCAACAAATCCACCGACCGACGAACAGCCAACCCCACCAACGACTCCGGCCCCACACCCACCGAAATCAAATACCGCGCAAACCTGTTAACCCGCTCATCAAACTCCCCATACGAAAGCACCACATCACCACACACCACCGCCCGCGAACCCGAACACACCCCCACCACAGAATCAAAACCATCCAACAACAACCCACCCACAGACTCGTGAGACGTGTCATTGAAACCCTCGACGATGTGCTGCATTTCGTTGGTGGACAACAGTTCCACGTCACCCACAGCAGTTCCGGGCTCCGTCACGATCGCACGGAGAATGCGGGTCAACCGCTCTGCGAGTGCAACAACGGTAGGGGCGTCGAAAAGATCTGTCGCGTATAGCCACGACATGACCATGCCGGCACCGACACCGGCCGCGTCTTCGACCGGAGAGGCCGTCAACTGAAGGTCGAATTTAGCGATATCGATACCCGCATCGAACTCCGAAACCCGCAGGCCAGGCAATTCCAGAGCCTCGCCCGCCATATTCTGGAAGAACAACGCAACCTGGAACAACGGATGATGCGCCTGCGAACGGGCCGGATCGAGAACCTCCACCAAACGCTCGAAAGGCAAGTCCGCGTTGGCAAAAGCACCCAGATCAGTGTCCCGAACCTGATCGAGAAGCTCAGCGAACGACATACTCGGAGCCACCGATGTGCGCAACACCAAAGTGTTGACAAACATCCCGATCACATCGTCGAGCGCAGGCTCACCCCGACCGGAAATCGGCGAACCGACCACCACGTCGTCAGTCGACGCCACCCGCGCAAGCAATACCGCAAGCGCAGCATGCACAACCATGAACAGTGAAACACCACGATCCAACGCCAACTGTTCCAGAGCCCGATGCAATTCACCATCGATATCGAAACGATGCACCGCACCACGCGTCGACGCAACAGCAGGACGCGGCCGATCGAGCGGTAAGTCGATCTTCTCCGGCAACCCCGCGAGATTCTCACTCCAATAACGCAATTGCTCCGACATGAGCGACGCCGGATCGGAATCGACACCCAAAACCTGATGCTGCCACAACGCAAAGTCCGCATACTGCACCGACAACGGTGACCACGCCGGAGCCTCGCCCTGCGCTCGGGCAAGATAAGCTAACGCAACATCACGCACAAGAGGCCCAACCGACACACCATCGGCAGAAATGTGGTGAACCACCATCGCAAGAACGAAATCACCTGGGCCGGTACGGAAAAGACGGACCCGAAGCGGAACAGCCACGGAAACATCGAATCCCACGGAGACCAGTGGCAGCAAAGCTGCAAGCAACTCCGACTCGTCGAGATCCTGAGGATCCAGATCGATATCAGCGGTGGACACCTCGAGAACGTCCTGATAACCCAGACCACCGAACTCCGGATACACAGTCCGCAAAACCTCATGCCGAGCGACAACGTCCGCAACTGCCTGCGCAAGGGCACTCACGTCCAGTTCACCGGACAGCCGCAACACGATCGGAATATTGTTCACCGCAGATTCCGCATCGAAGCGGCTCAAGAACCACATACGCTGCTGCGCCAAGGACAGTGGCACTCGATCGGGCCGCGGCATCGGAGCCAGCACCACATGCCCGATCGACCCCGTCTCGGCTTCGATACGGGCCGCCAACTCCTCGACAGTGGACGCTTCGAACAGTGTCTTTACTTGAACCCGGGTATCAAACGCTGCGCCCAGACGTCCGGCCAGCTTGGCCGCGATCAAGGAGTTGCCGCCCAACTCGAAGAAGTCGTCCGAGGCGCCCACCTGCTCGAGGCCGAGGAGATCGGCAATCGCGTCGGCCACACGCTTCTGGGCAGGTGTGGACGGCGCCTGGTACGCCCGCGATTCGAACGTCGGCTCCGGTAGTGCGTCTATGTCGAGCTTGCCCACCGGGGTCAGCGGAATGTCCTCGATCATCACGATTGCTGCCGGGACCATATGCCGAGGAAGTGCGCCGCACGCGTGGACCGTCAACGCATGAGCGTCGAGCGCGTTCGCGACCTTTACATACGACACCAAGGCTGCTTCGCCCGTCGGCCCACTCCGCGGGAGTGTCGCAACAAATTCGACGCCGGACACTGATGCCAGAACTGCGTCGATCTCTCCGAGTTCGATGCGGAATCCACGAATCTTGACCTGCGAGTCTCCGCGGCCCAGGTATTCGAGGCTGCGTTGGTCGTCGTCGGCCTTGATCCAGCGAACGGTATCGCCGGTGCGGTACAGACGTTCACCCGTGTCAGCGAACGGGTTTGCGACAAAACTTGCTGCGGTCGTCGCCGGCAGATGGTTGTATCCGCGTGCGAGATGTGTTCCGGAAACATACAATTCGCCGGC
The nucleotide sequence above comes from Rhodococcus sp. KBS0724. Encoded proteins:
- a CDS encoding non-ribosomal peptide synthetase translates to MSADELTPAKTRGSRKPRPTRTRRVRVPLLPQLLAAAVDIDPSADAIRFDGRSVTYAELDAASSQLARLLIDHGVGPEDRVAISIPRSVESVCALWAVAKTGAAFVPVDPNYPADRALHMLSDSGVSIGLTVAAVSAGLPTSLQWWELDSAEVLAKAAELPADPVSYTERVGTLRAEHPAYVIYTSGSTGRPKGVVVTHGGIADLCAEQVERYGLNAASRTMHFASPSFDASVLELLLAFGSGSTMVIARPDVYGGDELAELLTEEKITHAFMTPAALGSLSADGGFDALDVVVVGGEACSPALVTQWAPGRAFFNAYGPTETTVVASIAELTVDSPVMIGGPIRGAGLYVLDSRLQPVATGTAGELYVSGTHLARGYNHLPATTAASFVANPFADTGERLYRTGDTVRWIKADDDQRSLEYLGRGDSQVKIRGFRIELGEIDAVLASVSGVEFVATLPRSGPTGEAALVSYVKVANALDAHALTVHACGALPRHMVPAAIVMIEDIPLTPVGKLDIDALPEPTFESRAYQAPSTPAQKRVADAIADLLGLEQVGASDDFFELGGNSLIAAKLAGRLGAAFDTRVQVKTLFEASTVEELAARIEAETGSIGHVVLAPMPRPDRVPLSLAQQRMWFLSRFDAESAVNNIPIVLRLSGELDVSALAQAVADVVARHEVLRTVYPEFGGLGYQDVLEVSTADIDLDPQDLDESELLAALLPLVSVGFDVSVAVPLRVRLFRTGPGDFVLAMVVHHISADGVSVGPLVRDVALAYLARAQGEAPAWSPLSVQYADFALWQHQVLGVDSDPASLMSEQLRYWSENLAGLPEKIDLPLDRPRPAVASTRGAVHRFDIDGELHRALEQLALDRGVSLFMVVHAALAVLLARVASTDDVVVGSPISGRGEPALDDVIGMFVNTLVLRTSVAPSMSFAELLDQVRDTDLGAFANADLPFERLVEVLDPARSQAHHPLFQVALFFQNMAGEALELPGLRVSEFDAGIDIAKFDLQLTASPVEDAAGVGAGMVMSWLYATDLFDAPTVVALAERLTRILRAIVTEPGTAVGDVELLSTNEMQHIVEGFNDTSHESVGGLLLDGFDSVVGVCSGSRAVVCGDVVLSYGEFDERVNRFARYLISVGVGPESLVGLAVRRSVDLLVGLYAIVRAGGAWVPLDPDAPSSRNEYVLDSADPVCVVSTERDGFVASGRRVVCVDVVDVSGFSGARVSDVDRLLPLRASNTAYVIFTSGSTGRPKGVAVSHGAIVNQLEFMQGEYCLTSDDVYLQKTATTFDVSLWGFFMPLRVGAVLVLASVDGHRDPGYLASVIDEQGVSVTDFVPTMLSTFSSLVDPGLLGSLRDVLVIGEALPVEAVREFGLVSSARLHNLYGPTEAAVSFTFADVTDAGSGSVVSVGVPEWNCRVFVLDSRLRPVPVGVAGELYLSGVQLARGYVGRPDLSADRFVASPFGSGERMYRSGDLVRWNTSGELEYIGRTDFQVKFRGQRIELGEIEAALTAHGSVLSAAVVVRGSATGDQLVGYVVPAVGSVVDVSVLRGFVGERVPGYMVPAAVVVLDAFPLNSSGKLDRALLPEPVFEARVFRAPVSSVELVVASAFVGVLGVDRVGLDDDFFELGGNSLIAMKLASELSNSVGADVPVRTLFGASTVESLSARIEDALGGGAQESNHALDVLLPIREAGSAVPVFFIHPMSGLAWKASGLIPHLDVQTPLYGLQAPVMAESWALPTSVDALAQRYVLEMLSVNPSGPFHIVGYSLGGFIGHACAVLLRSKGFDVKLAMIDPRGTTEVGENQAHDNVAELAAGWGVDVGDTLDLGSLGRDEILTLGRSLDSLSFLTDDQLGSLYDFATSAASMIDEYEPSVFDGDAVLLSATVGVGSTTELAAEWKPYVNGTLTETAVQSSHHSMMETDQLELIGPRVAAFFRN